The Paenibacillus uliginis N3/975 genome has a window encoding:
- a CDS encoding response regulator: MSVIKILLVDDHDMVRMGLKTYLSLDPSFEVIGEAANGLEVLEYLRNVEVETKPDLILMDLMMPVMNGAETTRAVMTEFPEQKIVILTSFLEDNLVVECVEAGAVSYVLKTVSADELIYALQGAYRGMPVMTKDVSEALTRGIRQHMVQEDHSGLTEREKEVLLLIAEGKSNKEIGEELHISIKTVKTHVSNLLMKCELDDRTQLAIYAHRKGWVNTN; encoded by the coding sequence ATGAGTGTGATCAAAATACTGCTTGTTGATGATCATGATATGGTTCGGATGGGATTGAAAACGTATTTGTCACTGGATCCGTCTTTTGAAGTGATCGGGGAAGCTGCAAATGGATTAGAAGTACTTGAATATCTTAGAAACGTTGAGGTGGAGACCAAGCCTGATCTGATATTGATGGATCTGATGATGCCCGTTATGAACGGAGCCGAAACGACACGGGCGGTCATGACGGAATTTCCAGAGCAGAAGATTGTCATCCTGACAAGCTTTTTGGAGGATAACCTGGTGGTGGAATGCGTTGAAGCGGGCGCGGTCAGTTATGTGCTGAAAACCGTTTCTGCAGATGAACTTATCTATGCTCTGCAGGGTGCATACCGGGGGATGCCTGTTATGACGAAGGATGTATCGGAAGCTTTGACCCGGGGAATCCGCCAACATATGGTTCAGGAAGATCACTCGGGACTTACGGAACGTGAGAAGGAAGTGCTTCTACTTATAGCCGAAGGAAAAAGCAACAAGGAAATTGGCGAAGAACTTCATATCAGTATTAAAACGGTCAAAACTCATGTCAGTAATCTGCTGATGAAATGCGAGCTGGATGACCGGACACAGCTGGCTATTTACGCTCACCGAAAAGGATGGGTTAATACAAACTGA
- the liaF gene encoding cell wall-active antibiotics response protein LiaF yields the protein MHMNRRGWNQLTGGLLLIGVGVYFILQQMGVIDLNLGHLISTYWPVILIWVGLQGFMSRPKHGGAMWGSIVPLIIGLFFLGRNLDMVDFSFGDLVKYALPVILIGYGLSVIFKPKNHQPPSPPKHYKREEDKRVNDIPEVPQAPKMESSLDEMFERTFGKKKDREKDSRPEQEEFIIHEQHHHKAHHKYDHKEYRERKESWNDHGWNHGDTINKSAFIGDVHMGNEYFTLKPTNISQFIGDTVLDLTKAQIPYGETKINISAFIGDVKVFVPNDSDLGVYVQTSSFIGDMSVLGQTRSGFMSSAGMESPHYREAGKKLRINVSVFIGDVKVNKVG from the coding sequence CTGCATATGAATAGAAGAGGATGGAACCAACTGACTGGCGGGCTTCTTCTCATTGGCGTGGGAGTGTACTTTATACTTCAACAAATGGGCGTTATTGATTTGAATCTAGGACACCTGATTTCCACATATTGGCCAGTAATTCTGATTTGGGTCGGACTGCAGGGATTTATGTCTCGTCCGAAACATGGAGGAGCGATGTGGGGATCAATAGTGCCGCTGATTATCGGTCTGTTTTTTCTTGGACGGAACTTAGACATGGTCGACTTTTCGTTTGGGGACCTGGTAAAATATGCGCTTCCTGTCATATTAATCGGGTATGGGTTATCAGTCATTTTTAAGCCAAAGAATCACCAACCGCCAAGTCCACCCAAGCACTATAAAAGGGAAGAGGACAAAAGAGTGAATGATATCCCAGAGGTTCCGCAAGCACCGAAAATGGAATCTTCGCTGGATGAAATGTTTGAACGGACTTTTGGAAAAAAGAAAGACCGGGAGAAAGATTCTAGACCGGAGCAGGAGGAATTCATCATCCATGAACAGCATCATCATAAGGCTCATCATAAGTATGATCATAAAGAGTACAGAGAGCGTAAGGAAAGCTGGAATGACCATGGATGGAATCATGGCGATACGATAAATAAATCAGCCTTTATCGGCGACGTGCATATGGGGAATGAATATTTCACCCTCAAACCGACTAACATTTCGCAGTTTATTGGGGATACGGTGCTGGATTTAACCAAAGCTCAAATTCCTTATGGGGAAACCAAAATCAATATTTCGGCTTTTATCGGAGATGTTAAGGTGTTTGTTCCTAATGATTCGGATCTTGGCGTATATGTACAAACGAGTTCATTTATCGGCGATATGTCGGTTCTTGGGCAGACCCGCAGCGGTTTCATGAGCAGCGCTGGGATGGAAAGCCCGCACTACAGGGAAGCAGGAAAGAAGCTTCGTATCAACGTCAGCGTATTTATTGGTGATGTAAAAGTGAACAAGGTAGGGTAA
- a CDS encoding sensor histidine kinase, with protein sequence MSFIKNTKWVLMLYFLLIGAAVAVFLYVADQGGYIIIEDNRLWVYYTVGIVLFTGIAGYIAGQRIQRPLDLLHLNMLQVAKGNLTVRMPAAEDASFARVYGEFNGMTEALEKKMKILQRLGEQDVIEKEIAAEAAVLEERRRMARDLHDTVSQQLFAIHMSASSLPGVMKKNPEHGDKVLEQLISMSHTAQKQMRALIAQLRPVELEGKTLEEALERWFPDYCRQNSLKGVKDVELYDGLSEAIEHQLFLIIQEAVANIVKHAGASLVSMSLREEQKRVVLSISDDGMGFDEMTQRQGSYGLSTMRERAEKLGGQVDIISRRGAGTTVRVHIPLFENLGEDEGRADSGEKSRDGLDSSGAIGGE encoded by the coding sequence ATGAGTTTTATTAAGAACACTAAGTGGGTGCTAATGCTTTACTTTTTGTTGATTGGAGCTGCGGTGGCTGTGTTTTTATATGTCGCAGACCAAGGAGGGTACATTATAATTGAAGATAACCGGCTGTGGGTCTATTACACGGTCGGTATCGTTCTGTTTACAGGAATTGCGGGATATATCGCAGGCCAGCGTATTCAGAGGCCGCTGGACCTGCTGCATTTGAATATGCTGCAGGTTGCTAAGGGCAATCTGACTGTACGGATGCCGGCTGCGGAGGATGCTTCATTTGCACGGGTGTATGGAGAATTTAATGGTATGACAGAAGCGCTTGAGAAGAAAATGAAAATTCTTCAGCGGCTTGGGGAACAGGATGTTATTGAAAAAGAAATCGCTGCGGAAGCTGCTGTTCTGGAAGAACGCAGAAGAATGGCCCGGGATTTGCATGACACGGTCAGTCAGCAGCTGTTCGCTATTCATATGTCGGCATCCTCTCTGCCAGGTGTCATGAAAAAAAATCCGGAGCATGGCGATAAAGTGTTGGAGCAGTTGATCTCGATGTCACATACAGCCCAGAAACAAATGAGAGCTTTAATCGCTCAGCTGCGACCGGTCGAGCTTGAGGGAAAAACATTGGAAGAAGCGCTGGAGCGTTGGTTTCCTGACTATTGCCGTCAAAACAGCTTAAAAGGTGTGAAGGATGTTGAGCTGTATGACGGGCTATCCGAAGCGATAGAGCATCAGCTCTTTCTCATTATTCAGGAGGCTGTGGCTAACATTGTGAAGCATGCCGGTGCGAGTCTTGTGAGCATGTCGCTCCGTGAGGAACAGAAACGGGTCGTGTTAAGCATAAGCGACGACGGAATGGGCTTTGATGAAATGACACAAAGACAGGGCTCGTATGGCTTGTCTACGATGCGTGAACGGGCCGAAAAACTAGGAGGCCAAGTGGATATCATCAGCCGCCGGGGGGCTGGAACGACTGTCAGAGTACATATACCGTTGTTTGAAAATTTGGGTGAGGATGAAGGACGCGCTGATTCTGGTGAAAAAAGTCGGGACGGGCTGGATTCATCAGGAGCGATAGGGGGAGAATAA
- a CDS encoding 3D domain-containing protein, whose amino-acid sequence MSSFYAFSAVGLGNINHYLLPPQLSAENEDNEAKQHNKKRVPSMAVSAPKEDQVLRTVKVTATGYTAGYESTGKNPGHPQYGLTYSGVKVKRDKNKVSTIAADPDVFPMGSILYIPDYGYGVVADTGSAIKGEKIDLYFATTKQVFKEWGKKDVEVQVIKRGNGKCTEEMLHRLDEAIETYRFLPSSVLEEAI is encoded by the coding sequence ATGTCGAGTTTTTATGCATTCAGTGCTGTAGGACTTGGGAATATCAATCACTACTTGCTACCGCCGCAGTTATCGGCAGAGAATGAGGATAACGAAGCCAAACAACACAACAAAAAACGGGTGCCTTCCATGGCGGTTTCAGCTCCAAAGGAAGATCAAGTTCTCCGTACTGTAAAAGTAACAGCTACCGGTTATACCGCGGGTTATGAATCAACCGGCAAAAACCCGGGACATCCGCAGTACGGGCTCACCTACTCTGGCGTAAAGGTTAAGCGGGATAAAAACAAGGTGTCGACAATTGCAGCTGATCCGGATGTGTTTCCTATGGGAAGTATTTTGTACATTCCTGATTATGGTTACGGTGTAGTAGCTGACACTGGTTCTGCTATTAAAGGTGAAAAGATTGATCTATACTTTGCCACTACGAAGCAGGTATTTAAAGAATGGGGCAAAAAGGACGTCGAGGTACAGGTAATTAAACGCGGAAACGGCAAATGTACTGAAGAAATGTTGCACAGACTTGACGAAGCAATTGAAACGTACCGGTTTCTGCCTTCTTCCGTGTTGGAAGAAGCTATCTAA
- the thrS gene encoding threonine--tRNA ligase has translation MAISIKLPDGSVREYSEGSSIEDVAASISSGLRKNAVAGKLNGQVVDLSTPLEEGALIEIVTQDSPDGLEVMRHSTAHLMAQATKRLFGAKAVKLGVGPVIEDGFYYDMDLEEPLNPEDLQKIEKEMERIIGENLPIVRKEVSREEALRIFGELEDPYKLELINALPEDSVISIYEQGEFFDLCRGPHVPSTGKIKVFKLMNVAGAYWRGDSKNKMLQRVYGTAFVKKAQLDEHLHFLEEAKKRDHRKLGKELEMFTFSQLVGQGLPIWLPNGAKLRRTLERYIVDMEERLGYQHVYTPVLGNVELYKTSGHLEHYEEDMFPRMVMDNEELVLRPMNCPHHMMVYKSSMHSYRDLPIRIAELGMQHRYEMSGALTGLHRVRAMTLNDSHIFCRPDQIKEEFARVIELIMTVYKDFGINDYRFRLSYRDPQDTEKYFPNDEMWEMSQRMLREVVESLDMPFYEAEGEAAFYGPKLDVQVRTALGKEETLSTVQLDFLLPERFELEYVGDDGQKHRPVVIHRGILGTMERFTAFLLENFAGALPLWLSPVQVKVIPVSTAFEDYAKEVADRLKLAGVSVEPDLRNEKLGYKIREAQLEKVPYMFIVGENEMNAKAVSVRKRGEGDLGAQVLDEVILKLQEEINNRVV, from the coding sequence ATGGCTATTAGCATTAAGCTTCCGGACGGCTCCGTCCGGGAATATTCGGAAGGCAGCAGCATTGAAGATGTGGCGGCTTCCATCAGCAGCGGACTTAGAAAAAATGCCGTTGCGGGTAAATTGAACGGTCAAGTGGTTGATTTGTCTACACCTCTTGAGGAGGGCGCTCTCATTGAAATTGTGACCCAAGATTCACCGGATGGTCTTGAGGTAATGCGTCATAGTACTGCGCACCTAATGGCCCAGGCCACAAAGCGCTTGTTCGGCGCAAAGGCAGTTAAGCTTGGAGTCGGTCCTGTAATTGAGGATGGCTTTTACTACGATATGGATCTTGAGGAACCGCTGAATCCAGAGGACCTCCAAAAGATTGAAAAAGAAATGGAGCGCATTATCGGGGAAAACCTTCCGATTGTTCGCAAAGAGGTAAGCCGTGAAGAAGCACTCCGCATTTTCGGCGAGCTGGAGGACCCTTATAAGTTGGAGTTGATCAATGCTCTGCCTGAGGACAGTGTCATCTCCATTTATGAACAGGGTGAATTCTTTGACCTATGCCGCGGCCCTCATGTGCCTTCCACTGGCAAAATCAAAGTATTCAAACTGATGAATGTGGCTGGAGCTTACTGGCGCGGTGACAGCAAGAACAAAATGTTGCAGCGGGTATACGGTACTGCATTTGTGAAAAAGGCTCAGCTTGATGAACACCTCCATTTTCTGGAAGAAGCTAAAAAACGTGATCATCGCAAGCTTGGTAAAGAGCTTGAAATGTTTACCTTCTCCCAGCTTGTTGGCCAAGGCCTGCCGATTTGGCTGCCAAATGGCGCGAAGCTCCGCCGTACCCTGGAGCGTTATATTGTGGACATGGAGGAGCGTCTCGGATACCAGCACGTATATACACCGGTTCTTGGCAACGTGGAGCTGTACAAGACGTCCGGACATTTGGAGCACTATGAGGAAGACATGTTCCCTAGAATGGTTATGGACAATGAGGAACTTGTGCTCCGTCCGATGAACTGCCCTCACCATATGATGGTGTACAAGAGCAGTATGCATAGTTACCGTGATCTTCCGATCCGTATTGCGGAGCTTGGTATGCAGCATCGCTACGAAATGTCTGGAGCACTGACTGGTCTTCACCGTGTTCGCGCCATGACTTTGAACGATTCTCATATTTTCTGCCGTCCGGATCAGATTAAGGAAGAATTTGCACGAGTTATCGAGCTGATCATGACCGTGTACAAGGACTTTGGTATTAACGATTACCGTTTCCGTTTGTCTTACCGCGATCCACAGGATACCGAGAAATATTTCCCGAACGACGAAATGTGGGAAATGTCCCAGCGTATGCTGCGTGAAGTTGTGGAAAGCTTGGATATGCCGTTTTACGAAGCGGAAGGTGAAGCCGCATTCTATGGTCCAAAGCTGGACGTTCAGGTTCGTACGGCGCTCGGCAAGGAGGAGACTTTGTCCACTGTTCAACTGGACTTCCTGCTTCCGGAACGTTTTGAGCTTGAATATGTAGGCGACGACGGACAAAAGCATCGCCCGGTCGTTATCCACCGCGGTATTCTTGGAACGATGGAACGGTTTACGGCATTCCTGCTGGAGAACTTTGCCGGAGCATTGCCATTGTGGCTTTCTCCTGTACAGGTTAAAGTCATTCCGGTATCGACTGCTTTCGAAGATTACGCGAAGGAAGTGGCAGACCGACTCAAGTTAGCAGGCGTTTCCGTAGAACCAGATTTGCGTAATGAGAAGCTCGGTTACAAAATCCGTGAAGCACAGCTTGAAAAAGTGCCGTACATGTTCATCGTAGGAGAGAATGAGATGAATGCAAAAGCTGTATCCGTACGTAAGCGTGGTGAAGGAGATCTTGGCGCTCAAGTTCTAGATGAAGTCATACTCAAGCTCCAAGAAGAGATCAACAACCGCGTAGTTTAA